The following proteins are co-located in the Diaphorobacter sp. HDW4B genome:
- a CDS encoding DUF6882 domain-containing protein, producing MSNPHKHSFDEARWPFDEPVNTATFTTRHVMDGSLPVLEVFHDHDGEWQFLCGTTTEQADVKLVCMGCVLERDASLFELSDLPPGWCADRAAPGESWIRDVFPEDEDEEAEDDEAGSDEDFVRMTASEFEAFVDAAVDELSCKQDALISEHGFGDFERWSFDQASEKLEMFDEADKKIIEADVIDIGSYARQSNTWKWAWGNEHVLPALREKSRRLKVLERITGRRMFIVPEAFKLDEECMAWELAAIGVQHLQAMGVYRAPHESGLNTFLAITAIRHF from the coding sequence ATGTCCAACCCACACAAGCATTCATTCGACGAAGCCCGTTGGCCGTTTGACGAGCCCGTGAACACGGCCACGTTCACCACGCGGCATGTGATGGACGGATCGCTTCCCGTGTTGGAGGTGTTTCATGACCACGATGGCGAGTGGCAGTTTCTGTGCGGCACCACGACCGAACAGGCCGATGTGAAACTCGTCTGCATGGGCTGCGTGCTGGAGCGCGATGCGTCGCTGTTTGAACTCTCCGACCTGCCGCCGGGTTGGTGCGCCGATCGTGCCGCACCAGGCGAATCGTGGATTCGCGACGTGTTTCCCGAAGACGAAGATGAGGAAGCAGAGGACGACGAAGCGGGCAGCGACGAAGATTTCGTTCGCATGACGGCATCGGAATTCGAGGCCTTCGTCGATGCCGCCGTGGATGAATTGAGCTGCAAACAGGACGCGCTGATCTCCGAGCATGGCTTCGGTGATTTCGAGCGTTGGTCCTTCGATCAGGCCAGTGAAAAACTGGAGATGTTCGATGAGGCAGACAAGAAGATCATCGAAGCCGATGTGATCGACATCGGAAGCTACGCGCGCCAATCGAACACCTGGAAATGGGCGTGGGGCAATGAACATGTGCTGCCTGCATTGCGCGAAAAATCCAGACGACTGAAAGTGCTGGAACGCATCACGGGTCGCCGCATGTTCATCGTTCCCGAAGCCTTCAAGCTCGATGAGGAATGCATGGCATGGGAGCTTGCGGCCATCGGTGTGCAGCATCTCCAAGCCATGGGCGTCTATCGTGCGCCCCACGAGTCGGGGCTGAACACCTTCTTGGCGATCACCGCGATTCGCCATTTCTGA
- a CDS encoding SGNH/GDSL hydrolase family protein yields MKHLPHSDDRTTSSPMRSARTPSGGALTHAWVASWAASAQPVWGDDFLFPTNVPGRLHNQTVRQMARLSLGGKRLRIVLSNVHGKTPVCIGRATVARSADDIRAVTFGGESAGTMLPGASLISDPIDMKTEALSLLTISLFLPEPTPLTTFHWDGRQTGWIVSGDQTQAPQLDMIPPAMSTTARSLLAGIHVERIGTPRSVVVIGDSITDGATASLDKDTRWPDFLATRLTPHDVAVVNAGISGARLLSDGMGVNALARLDRDVLSQPGLQAAVVALGINDIAWPGTAFARDASLPTLASLTAGYRQLIAQLHAHGVRVIGATLAPFEGALPDSPLDDYFQPEKDALRHQLNDWIRHSHAFDAVVDFDAVLRDPAHPARMLAAYDSGDHLHPGDEGLRSMADAVDLRALSPELVPEAMPELRPEAVSPPSRPTP; encoded by the coding sequence ATGAAGCATCTTCCGCACAGCGACGACCGGACAACGAGCAGCCCCATGCGAAGTGCGCGCACACCCTCGGGCGGTGCACTGACTCATGCGTGGGTGGCCAGTTGGGCCGCCAGCGCGCAGCCGGTCTGGGGCGACGATTTCCTGTTTCCCACCAATGTTCCGGGCCGATTGCACAACCAGACGGTGCGCCAGATGGCGCGCCTCAGCCTGGGTGGAAAGAGGCTGCGCATCGTGCTCTCCAACGTGCATGGAAAGACGCCGGTGTGTATCGGTCGCGCCACTGTCGCGCGCTCGGCGGATGACATCCGCGCGGTCACGTTCGGTGGTGAATCTGCGGGCACGATGCTTCCCGGCGCATCGTTGATCAGCGATCCGATCGACATGAAAACCGAGGCGCTTTCGCTCCTCACCATCAGCCTTTTTCTGCCGGAACCCACGCCGCTCACCACCTTCCATTGGGATGGCCGCCAGACGGGCTGGATCGTGTCCGGCGATCAAACCCAAGCACCCCAACTCGACATGATTCCGCCAGCGATGAGCACCACGGCAAGGTCGCTGCTTGCAGGCATTCATGTCGAACGCATCGGCACGCCGCGCAGCGTGGTGGTGATCGGAGATTCAATCACCGATGGCGCAACAGCCAGCCTCGACAAGGACACACGCTGGCCCGATTTTCTGGCCACGCGGTTGACCCCGCATGACGTTGCCGTCGTCAACGCAGGCATCTCGGGGGCACGTCTGCTGTCGGATGGAATGGGCGTGAATGCGCTCGCCAGACTGGATCGCGATGTGCTGTCGCAACCGGGCCTGCAAGCGGCCGTCGTGGCACTCGGCATCAACGACATCGCCTGGCCCGGAACCGCGTTTGCGCGCGATGCATCACTGCCCACCCTCGCATCGCTGACGGCGGGCTACCGCCAGTTGATCGCGCAGTTGCATGCTCACGGCGTGCGCGTGATCGGAGCCACGCTCGCGCCGTTCGAAGGCGCGTTGCCCGACTCGCCGCTCGATGATTATTTTCAGCCTGAGAAAGACGCGCTGCGCCACCAACTCAACGACTGGATCAGGCACAGCCATGCGTTCGATGCGGTGGTGGATTTCGATGCGGTGCTGCGCGATCCAGCACATCCCGCGCGCATGCTGGCGGCATACGACAGCGGCGACCATCTGCATCCGGGCGATGAAGGTTTGCGCTCCATGGCCGATGCTGTCGACCTGCGCGCGCTGTCGCCCGAACTGGTGCCCGAAGCGATGCCCGAACTGAGACCTGAAGCCGTCAGTCCACCTTCGCGCCCGACGCCTTGA
- a CDS encoding tripartite tricarboxylate transporter substrate binding protein — MHSSSRGLSRRRAAASIAAGGLLGSLGLGLGTAARAADYPAKPVRIVVGFSAGGTTDLVARILAKELTQALGQSFVVDNKPGGGSNIATDQVMAAPADGYTLLCVAVTSAINQTLYPNVKFDLNRDFDAVVLGAKVPNILVVNNNVPAKNVKELIEWVRANNDKAAYASSGSGTSIHMAGELFKVRTGLKTQHVPYKGSAPALTDLIGGQVQFMFDNMPSAWPQVQGGKLKALAVTTKTRSPSAPDIPTMEESGVAPFDVSSWFGLIAPKGTPKEAIDKINKAVNAAFDKPEVKEAYAKLGAVSEKNTPQQYSEFIKHEVASWAPVVKASGAKVD; from the coding sequence ATGCATTCGAGTTCTCGGGGGCTGAGTCGCCGTCGCGCCGCAGCGTCCATCGCTGCGGGCGGCCTTTTGGGTTCGCTGGGGCTGGGCCTTGGCACGGCCGCGCGTGCGGCGGACTATCCCGCCAAGCCGGTGCGCATCGTCGTCGGCTTTTCCGCTGGCGGAACCACCGATCTGGTGGCGCGCATTCTGGCCAAGGAGCTCACGCAGGCGCTGGGCCAATCCTTCGTGGTGGACAACAAGCCCGGTGGCGGCAGCAACATCGCCACGGATCAGGTCATGGCCGCGCCCGCCGACGGCTACACGCTGCTGTGCGTTGCGGTCACCAGCGCCATCAACCAGACGCTGTATCCCAACGTGAAGTTCGACCTCAATCGCGACTTCGATGCTGTGGTGCTGGGCGCGAAAGTGCCCAACATTCTGGTGGTCAACAACAACGTTCCCGCCAAGAACGTGAAGGAGCTGATCGAGTGGGTGCGAGCCAACAACGACAAGGCGGCATACGCTTCGTCCGGCAGCGGCACGTCCATCCACATGGCCGGTGAGCTGTTCAAGGTGCGCACGGGCCTGAAAACGCAGCATGTGCCCTACAAGGGCAGCGCGCCGGCACTTACCGATCTGATCGGTGGACAGGTGCAGTTCATGTTCGACAACATGCCGTCCGCCTGGCCACAGGTGCAGGGCGGCAAGCTGAAAGCGTTGGCGGTGACGACCAAGACGCGCTCGCCTTCCGCGCCCGACATTCCGACCATGGAGGAGAGCGGCGTCGCGCCTTTCGACGTGAGTTCGTGGTTCGGTCTGATCGCCCCCAAGGGCACGCCCAAGGAGGCGATCGACAAGATCAACAAGGCCGTGAATGCGGCCTTCGACAAGCCCGAGGTGAAAGAGGCCTACGCCAAGCTGGGCGCGGTGTCGGAGAAGAACACGCCGCAGCAGTACAGCGAGTTCATCAAGCACGAAGTCGCGAGCTGGGCTCCTGTGGTCAAGGCGTCGGGCGCGAAGGTGGACTGA
- a CDS encoding M20/M25/M40 family metallo-hydrolase — translation MRSRFSTSFTALAIATAALAAQAAPQAELHELAQKQQQAYLDTLKELVHIESGSKDLEGTKQIAEYVAGKLRALGGKVEILPATDIYRLDDTPEQVGPMVHAEFKGKGKSRIMMIAHMDTVYLKGMIKDQPFRVDGDKAYGLGIADDKQGVALIIHAVDLIKKLGYEDYGTLTVLMNSDEEISSPAARSTMVRLGAEQDAVFSYEGGGTDGSLRLATSGIGAAYLKVTGKASHAGAKPEDGVNALYELSHQVLQMKDLSSKPEEGLKLNWTLSKSGSNRNVVPAEATAQADARALKVADFTALEAAMNEKVKNKLLPDSKVELKFEVRRPPLEANDSGRAISKHAQGIYEKELQLPMKVMDKATGGGTDAAFAALKAKGGVIEGFGLSGYGAHSNSAEYVQINTIVPRLYLTARMIQDISAGKVK, via the coding sequence ATGCGCAGCCGCTTCTCCACCTCTTTCACCGCTCTGGCCATCGCAACCGCCGCGTTGGCCGCACAGGCCGCACCGCAGGCCGAACTCCACGAGCTTGCGCAAAAGCAGCAGCAGGCTTATCTCGATACGCTGAAGGAGCTCGTGCATATCGAGTCCGGCAGCAAAGATCTGGAAGGCACCAAGCAGATCGCCGAGTACGTCGCGGGCAAGTTGCGCGCGCTCGGTGGCAAGGTCGAGATCCTGCCTGCCACCGACATTTACCGTCTTGACGACACGCCCGAGCAGGTCGGCCCCATGGTGCATGCCGAGTTCAAGGGCAAGGGCAAGAGCCGCATCATGATGATTGCGCACATGGACACGGTGTACCTCAAGGGCATGATCAAGGACCAGCCGTTCCGCGTCGATGGCGACAAGGCTTATGGCCTCGGCATTGCGGACGACAAGCAGGGCGTGGCGCTCATCATTCACGCGGTCGATTTGATCAAGAAGCTGGGCTACGAAGACTACGGCACGCTCACCGTGCTGATGAACAGCGACGAGGAAATCAGCTCGCCCGCCGCGCGCAGCACCATGGTGCGTCTGGGCGCGGAGCAGGATGCCGTGTTCTCGTACGAAGGCGGCGGCACCGATGGCAGCCTGCGCCTTGCGACCAGCGGCATTGGCGCGGCGTATCTGAAGGTGACGGGCAAGGCCTCGCACGCGGGTGCCAAGCCGGAAGATGGCGTGAACGCGCTGTACGAGCTGTCGCATCAGGTGCTGCAGATGAAGGATCTGTCGTCCAAGCCCGAAGAAGGTCTGAAGCTCAACTGGACCCTGTCCAAGTCGGGTTCCAACCGCAATGTGGTGCCTGCCGAAGCGACGGCCCAGGCCGATGCGCGTGCACTCAAGGTGGCCGATTTCACCGCGCTCGAAGCGGCGATGAACGAGAAGGTCAAAAACAAGCTGCTGCCCGATTCCAAGGTGGAACTGAAGTTCGAAGTGCGCCGTCCGCCGCTCGAGGCCAACGACTCGGGCCGCGCGATTTCCAAGCACGCCCAAGGCATCTACGAGAAGGAACTGCAACTGCCCATGAAGGTCATGGACAAGGCCACCGGCGGCGGCACCGATGCGGCATTCGCGGCGCTCAAGGCCAAGGGCGGCGTGATCGAGGGATTTGGATTGTCGGGCTACGGCGCGCACTCGAACAGTGCCGAATACGTGCAGATCAACACCATCGTGCCGCGCCTGTATCTGACCGCACGGATGATTCAGGACATCTCTGCGGGCAAGGTCAAATAA
- a CDS encoding ABC transporter permease yields MNTLSTAVHSASLTTTSGKSEHKTDAALPRTTRHIEQAFIAREQARRRIALRSQLLLGIAGVLLFLLVWELAPRVVPGVNTKMFPPPSHIAQVFADMTWGTGEIWPHVGASLLRALWGFLLGSSVGIVFGVLTGRIPWLRQLSDPVVHGLRAIPAIAIVPLAIVWFGLGDVSKVMLIAWGTFFPVWLNTFIGVRDLPPVYLRSAASLGASRTSTVLQVALPAALPFVFAGLRHATSVAFVVVVAAELVGAEKGLGYLISFAHLVFRVDIMFVGLIYLGAIGFLTDQLFAWLLHRLFPWYGAEARR; encoded by the coding sequence ATGAATACCTTGAGCACGGCCGTACATTCCGCGTCGTTGACCACCACCTCTGGCAAGAGCGAGCACAAGACCGATGCCGCGTTGCCTCGCACCACGCGGCATATCGAACAGGCGTTCATCGCGCGCGAACAGGCCCGGCGGCGCATTGCACTGCGCTCGCAATTGCTGCTCGGCATTGCCGGCGTGCTGTTGTTTCTGCTGGTGTGGGAGCTGGCACCGCGCGTGGTTCCGGGTGTCAACACCAAGATGTTTCCACCTCCATCGCACATTGCCCAAGTGTTTGCCGACATGACATGGGGCACCGGCGAAATCTGGCCGCATGTGGGCGCGAGCCTGCTGCGTGCGCTTTGGGGGTTTTTGCTGGGTTCGAGCGTCGGCATTGTCTTTGGCGTGCTGACCGGGCGCATCCCATGGCTGCGGCAGTTGAGCGATCCGGTGGTGCACGGCTTGCGCGCGATTCCCGCCATCGCCATCGTGCCGCTGGCCATTGTGTGGTTCGGCCTGGGCGATGTCTCCAAGGTCATGCTGATCGCCTGGGGCACTTTCTTTCCGGTGTGGCTCAACACCTTCATCGGTGTGCGCGATCTGCCGCCGGTGTATCTGCGTTCGGCCGCATCGCTGGGCGCGAGTCGCACGTCCACCGTGCTGCAGGTGGCGTTGCCCGCTGCGCTGCCGTTCGTGTTCGCGGGCCTGCGGCATGCCACGTCCGTGGCCTTCGTGGTGGTGGTCGCCGCCGAACTCGTGGGCGCGGAAAAAGGCCTTGGCTACCTGATCTCGTTCGCGCATCTGGTGTTCCGCGTGGACATCATGTTCGTCGGTCTCATCTACCTTGGAGCCATCGGGTTTCTGACCGATCAACTGTTTGCCTGGCTGCTGCACCGGCTGTTCCCCTGGTACGGCGCGGAGGCGCGTCGTTAG
- a CDS encoding ABC transporter ATP-binding protein, with product MTNDPQIAARIRDVSQLYASASGDIHWALRDVSLDIRAGEFVCAIGPSGCGKTTLLNMIAGFLKPTQGTVQAHGQPVQGPGPDRGVVFQEYALFPWLTARKNVEFGLRQQGANRKETHEKAQQLLDLIGLTHAADRYPFELSGGMRQRVAVARALATEPQLLLMDEPFAAIDALTRATLQDELLRIWQKLSLSVFFITHNIEEAVYLAQKVVVMSPHPGRIEEIVEIDLPYPRHRGDAAFGAAYARISEVFAHVGQEVNAA from the coding sequence ATGACCAATGATCCGCAAATCGCCGCACGGATTCGCGACGTTTCCCAGCTCTATGCTTCCGCATCGGGCGACATCCATTGGGCGCTGCGCGACGTCAGTCTGGACATTCGCGCGGGTGAATTCGTCTGCGCCATCGGCCCGAGCGGCTGCGGCAAGACCACGCTCCTGAACATGATTGCGGGCTTCCTCAAGCCCACGCAGGGCACGGTGCAGGCGCACGGTCAGCCGGTGCAAGGACCGGGCCCGGATCGCGGCGTCGTCTTTCAGGAGTACGCACTGTTCCCATGGCTGACGGCGCGCAAGAACGTCGAATTCGGCTTGCGCCAGCAAGGCGCGAATCGCAAGGAAACGCACGAGAAGGCGCAGCAGTTGCTCGATCTCATCGGCCTCACGCATGCAGCGGACCGCTATCCATTCGAGCTTTCGGGCGGCATGCGTCAGCGCGTCGCCGTGGCGCGTGCATTGGCGACAGAGCCGCAACTGCTGTTGATGGATGAGCCATTCGCCGCCATCGATGCACTCACGCGCGCGACCTTGCAGGACGAGTTGCTGCGGATCTGGCAGAAGCTCTCGCTGTCGGTGTTCTTCATCACGCACAACATCGAGGAGGCGGTCTATCTCGCGCAGAAGGTGGTGGTGATGAGCCCGCATCCTGGACGAATCGAAGAGATCGTCGAGATCGATTTGCCGTATCCGCGCCATCGCGGCGATGCCGCCTTTGGTGCAGCTTACGCGCGCATCAGCGAAGTGTTTGCCCATGTGGGTCAGGAAGTGAACGCAGCATGA
- a CDS encoding ABC transporter substrate-binding protein, producing the protein MPFQPLNRRQFNLGLGLSALSLAGTSAHAAAQKVVIAESQGFSWAIPYLVSSKNLWKNHGIEASTLPFTSGRLAFDAAVAGKAQFATSTDSVVGLAGANGVRSYIVAEFTRLSSGMVVVARTDRGIHTPAQLKGKRIATTLGSSGHYFLSRYLSLHGLTLKDVTVVNLRGPDAVTAITQGGIDAFAWGWDAGQQAIEQSAGKVVQLPADGLERVFVSHYVLTANEEVVHKSPKLVEGAVRALLDAEAFYRAQTDEAIALVAQRTKSTVETTREGLSNVKLGVRLDDRLIDDLVLNGEWAVESGLAQRPAQDLRQLYRGLIYPDALRAAAADRVTLSR; encoded by the coding sequence ATGCCGTTTCAACCACTCAACCGTCGCCAATTCAATCTCGGGCTGGGGCTCTCTGCGCTTTCGCTTGCCGGCACCAGTGCCCATGCGGCTGCGCAGAAGGTCGTCATCGCCGAAAGCCAAGGCTTCAGCTGGGCGATTCCCTATCTGGTCTCCAGCAAGAACCTCTGGAAAAACCATGGCATCGAAGCCAGCACCTTGCCGTTCACCTCGGGCCGTCTGGCCTTTGATGCCGCCGTCGCGGGCAAGGCACAGTTCGCCACGTCCACCGACAGCGTGGTGGGCCTGGCGGGCGCCAATGGCGTGCGCTCGTACATCGTGGCGGAATTCACGCGACTGTCCAGCGGCATGGTGGTGGTGGCGCGAACGGATCGCGGCATCCACACGCCTGCGCAGCTCAAGGGCAAACGCATTGCGACCACGCTGGGCTCCAGCGGTCACTACTTTCTGAGTCGCTATCTCTCGCTGCATGGACTCACGCTCAAGGACGTGACGGTCGTGAATCTGCGCGGACCCGATGCGGTCACCGCGATCACGCAAGGCGGCATCGACGCCTTTGCCTGGGGCTGGGATGCCGGGCAGCAGGCGATCGAGCAAAGCGCAGGCAAGGTCGTTCAACTGCCTGCGGACGGTTTGGAGCGTGTGTTCGTGAGCCACTACGTGCTCACCGCCAACGAAGAGGTAGTGCACAAATCGCCCAAGCTGGTGGAGGGCGCAGTGCGGGCATTGCTCGACGCCGAAGCGTTCTATCGCGCGCAGACCGACGAGGCGATTGCACTGGTGGCGCAGCGCACCAAATCGACCGTGGAGACCACGCGCGAAGGGCTCTCGAACGTGAAACTGGGGGTGCGACTCGATGATCGTCTGATCGACGACCTCGTGCTCAACGGTGAATGGGCCGTCGAATCGGGCTTGGCTCAACGGCCTGCGCAGGATCTGCGCCAGCTCTATCGCGGACTGATCTACCCCGACGCGTTGCGCGCTGCTGCAGCGGATCGCGTCACATTGAGCAGGTGA
- a CDS encoding acyl-CoA dehydrogenase family protein, producing the protein MNPSDGISVTSRSKELDVALAAMDGLKRELALTAVARDAAGGTALAERRLLRDSGLLTLAVPRQWGGQQLAWPDVLRLVRSLAEVDSSLAHLFGFQHLQVASVLLFGSDVQKAKYLRATVDERWFWGNAVNARDTRLSVQQSGDGYLLNGLKAFCSGARDSDVLNVSFTVGTAPTDRRFAVIPTHRAGITVRDDWDNMGQRQTDSGTVAFDHVLIERAEVLGPPGVASSPRATLRNLIGQLVLTEIYLGNARGALLSSVEHMREHVQPWPMAGVERAVDDPVMQLQAGDQWIQLQAAEALADRALEHFQRAWDAGDSLTAEQRGALSLDIAAARVHAGRVALHVTSEIFELVGARSTARKHGFDRFWRNVRVHTLHDPLDHRKKAVGRWLLTGDIPDPFGYG; encoded by the coding sequence GTGAACCCATCAGATGGCATCTCTGTGACCTCGCGTTCCAAGGAACTGGATGTCGCGCTTGCCGCGATGGACGGACTCAAGCGCGAACTCGCCCTCACTGCCGTGGCGCGCGATGCGGCGGGTGGAACGGCCTTGGCCGAACGCCGCTTGCTGCGTGACAGTGGCTTGTTGACGCTGGCCGTGCCGCGCCAATGGGGCGGTCAGCAACTCGCGTGGCCCGACGTTCTGCGGCTGGTGCGCAGCCTTGCCGAAGTGGACAGCTCGCTGGCCCACCTCTTCGGGTTTCAGCATCTGCAGGTGGCCTCTGTTCTGTTGTTCGGATCGGATGTCCAGAAAGCCAAGTACCTGCGTGCGACCGTCGATGAACGCTGGTTCTGGGGCAATGCCGTCAATGCGCGCGACACGCGGCTCAGTGTGCAGCAATCGGGCGACGGGTACCTGCTCAATGGCCTCAAGGCATTCTGTTCGGGGGCTCGCGATTCGGATGTGCTCAACGTCTCCTTCACGGTCGGCACGGCCCCGACGGATCGCCGGTTCGCGGTGATTCCCACCCACCGCGCAGGCATCACCGTGCGCGACGACTGGGACAACATGGGCCAGCGCCAGACCGACAGTGGCACCGTCGCGTTCGATCACGTGCTCATCGAGCGTGCCGAGGTGCTTGGCCCACCTGGCGTGGCCAGCAGTCCGCGCGCCACACTGCGCAATCTCATCGGGCAATTGGTGCTCACCGAGATCTATCTGGGCAACGCGCGCGGTGCGTTGCTGTCGTCGGTGGAGCATATGCGCGAGCATGTCCAGCCCTGGCCAATGGCGGGGGTCGAGCGTGCCGTCGATGACCCCGTCATGCAATTGCAGGCGGGCGATCAGTGGATTCAGCTTCAGGCCGCCGAAGCGCTTGCCGATCGCGCGTTGGAGCACTTTCAGCGTGCTTGGGATGCGGGCGATTCGCTCACCGCCGAACAACGCGGCGCACTGTCGCTCGACATCGCCGCAGCGCGCGTGCATGCCGGTCGCGTGGCCTTGCATGTGACCTCCGAAATCTTCGAGCTGGTCGGTGCTCGGTCCACTGCGCGCAAGCATGGCTTTGACCGCTTCTGGCGCAACGTGCGCGTGCACACGCTGCATGACCCACTCGACCATCGCAAGAAGGCCGTGGGGCGCTGGCTGTTGACCGGCGACATTCCCGATCCGTTCGGCTATGGCTGA
- a CDS encoding acyl-CoA dehydrogenase family protein, with protein sequence MSVPSSDLLFNRDFGAWTEVVESVAAQLAATAAQRDRQGGTALEQRRLLRESGLLTLLVPKEFGGQGEVWPLILRIVRRLAAADSSIAHLFAFQHLQVATVLLFGTPEQQHSLLTKTVEKRWFWGNATNDRDVRLLFENTASGHQLVGPRFFCSGSVDAEGLIVNVPHPAIDGARLFLAVPADRHGVRIGGDWDAFGQRQTDSGSVQFEGTPVEPADRLGWPTDQPPLPRLPRHSLRSCLAQAILTEIYLGNTEGALEAAREHLTQRARPWPGTGADSATQDSTIQLRFGEHWIAYRGARRIADHAALSLQHAWARGDALTAPERAAVALEMAEARVASAQAGLAITSGLFDQMGANATAGGLALDRYWRNIRVHSLHDPLDLKRQALGKWLLRGEAPQPSGFS encoded by the coding sequence ATGAGTGTTCCGTCCAGCGATCTGCTTTTCAACCGCGACTTCGGCGCATGGACCGAGGTGGTCGAATCCGTCGCCGCGCAGCTCGCCGCCACCGCAGCACAACGCGACCGTCAAGGCGGCACCGCGCTGGAGCAGCGCCGCCTGTTGCGTGAAAGCGGCCTGCTCACCTTGCTCGTTCCCAAGGAATTTGGCGGGCAAGGCGAGGTATGGCCGCTGATCCTGCGCATCGTTCGCAGACTGGCTGCTGCGGACAGTTCCATTGCGCATCTGTTTGCGTTTCAACATCTGCAAGTGGCGACCGTGCTGCTGTTCGGAACGCCCGAGCAGCAGCACAGCCTACTCACGAAGACTGTTGAAAAACGCTGGTTCTGGGGCAATGCGACGAATGACCGTGATGTGCGCTTGCTGTTCGAAAACACGGCGAGCGGACACCAGTTGGTCGGTCCGCGTTTCTTCTGCTCGGGCTCGGTGGATGCGGAAGGCTTGATCGTCAACGTGCCGCATCCGGCCATCGATGGAGCGCGCCTGTTTCTGGCGGTGCCTGCAGACCGCCACGGCGTGCGCATCGGCGGCGACTGGGACGCCTTCGGTCAGCGTCAGACCGACAGCGGAAGCGTGCAGTTCGAGGGCACGCCCGTGGAGCCTGCTGATCGTCTGGGTTGGCCGACCGATCAGCCGCCGCTGCCGCGTCTGCCACGGCATTCGCTGCGCTCGTGCCTGGCGCAGGCCATCCTCACCGAAATCTATCTGGGCAACACGGAAGGAGCGCTGGAGGCTGCGCGCGAACACCTCACGCAGCGAGCCCGTCCATGGCCCGGAACCGGAGCCGATTCGGCAACGCAGGACAGCACGATTCAACTGCGGTTCGGAGAGCACTGGATTGCCTACCGCGGCGCGCGCCGTATTGCAGACCACGCGGCGCTTTCGCTGCAGCACGCATGGGCGCGCGGCGATGCGTTGACCGCACCGGAGCGCGCAGCCGTGGCGCTGGAGATGGCAGAAGCGCGTGTGGCCTCGGCGCAGGCGGGGCTCGCGATCACCAGTGGTCTGTTTGATCAGATGGGGGCCAACGCCACCGCTGGCGGGCTCGCACTGGATCGCTACTGGCGAAACATCCGCGTGCACAGCTTGCATGATCCGCTGGATCTCAAGCGCCAGGCGTTGGGCAAATGGCTGTTGCGCGGCGAGGCTCCACAGCCTTCCGGTTTCAGTTGA